One Eublepharis macularius isolate TG4126 chromosome 6, MPM_Emac_v1.0, whole genome shotgun sequence DNA segment encodes these proteins:
- the POLL gene encoding DNA polymerase lambda isoform X4: protein MDGAVMELKAESQTGLSSPCSAANSTGQWEAKGAGVCILRASDDEGSEGEDPDIAQGELEALRSGRDLNISSGDSSMAFPTGKWVCALSSESKEINQNPCITEKLEVLAKAYSVQGDKWRALGYSKAINALKSYPKPVMSYQEACKIPGIGKQMAEKIVEILESGHLRKLDHINESVSVLEVFSNIWGAGVKTAQLWYQQGFRNLDDIRMKASLTTQQAIGLKHYNDFLERMPREEAAEIEQTVREAAQSIKPGLVCVACGSFRRGKSTCGDVDVLVTHPDGHSHQGVFSKLLESLRRTGFLTDDLVSQEDNGNQKKYLGVCCLPGRDHRHRRLDIIVVPYTEFACALLYFTGSAHFNRSMRALARTKGMSLSEHALNSGVVRGPGGLKTGSGVVLPTVTEKDVFMHLGLPFREPHERDW, encoded by the exons AGGGCCTCTGATGATGAGGGAAGTGAAGGGGAAGACCCTGACATCGCTCAAGGAGAGCTGGAGGCATTGAGGTCAGGCCGAGATCTGAACATTTCTTCTGGAGACTCTTCAATGGCATTTCCCACTGGAAAATGGGTTTGTGCTCTGTCTTCTGAAAGCAAGGAGATTAATCAGAATCCGTGCATTACGGAGAAGCTGGAGGTGCTGGCAAAAGCTTACTCTGTCCAGGGGGACAAGTGGCGGGCTTTAGGTTACTCCAAAGCCATTAATGCACTCAAGAGCTACCCCAAACCAGTCATGTCCTACCAG GAAGCCTGTAAGATCCCTGGGATTGGGAAGCAGATGGCAGAGAAGATTGTGGAGATCCTGGAGAGTGGACATCTACGCAAGCTGGACCACATAAATGAGAGTGTGTCAGTACTGGAAGTATTTTCCAATATCTGGGGAGCAGGAGTCAAGACGGCTCAGCTATGGTACCAGCAG GGTTTTCGCAATCTGGATGACATCCGCATGAAGGCCTCTCTCACCACCCAGCAGGCTATTGGTTTGAAGCACTACAATGACTTTTTGGAACGCATGCCACGGGAAGAAGCTGCAGAAATTGAGCAGACT GTTAGAGAAGCTGCCCAGTCTATCAAACCTGGACTGGTGTGTGTGGCATGTGGCTCATTCCGACGGGGCAAGTCCACCTGTGGTGATGTGGATGTGTTAGTGACCCACCCAGATGGGCACTCTCACCAAGGAGTATTCAGCAAACTGCTTGAGAGTCTTCGGAGAACTG GGTTTCTTACAGATGACTTGGTGAGTCAAGAGGACAATGGCAACCAGAAGAAGTACCTGGGAGTGTGCTGTCTGCCAGGCCGAGACCATCGCCACCGGCGTCTTGACATCATTGTGGTGCCCTACACTGAGTTTGCTTGTGCCCTGCTGTACTTCACAGGGTCAGCCCACTTCAACCGTTCTATGCGGGCTTTGGCCAGGACAAAGGGCATGAGTCTGTCGGAGCATGCCCTCAACAGTGGTGTAGTTCGAGGACCTGGTGGCCTCAAAACAGGGTCTGGAGTTGTTCTTCCCACTGTCACTGAGAAAGATGTATTTATGCATTTGGGGCTTCCTTTTCGGGAACCACATGAGAGGGACTGGTAA
- the POLL gene encoding DNA polymerase lambda isoform X5, with translation MCCRAKDVEHQWLQSFHPRKRASDDEGSEGEDPDIAQGELEALRSGRDLNISSGDSSMAFPTGKWVCALSSESKEINQNPCITEKLEVLAKAYSVQGDKWRALGYSKAINALKSYPKPVMSYQEACKIPGIGKQMAEKIVEILESGHLRKLDHINESVSVLEVFSNIWGAGVKTAQLWYQQGFRNLDDIRMKASLTTQQAIGLKHYNDFLERMPREEAAEIEQTVREAAQSIKPGLVCVACGSFRRGKSTCGDVDVLVTHPDGHSHQGVFSKLLESLRRTGFLTDDLVSQEDNGNQKKYLGVCCLPGRDHRHRRLDIIVVPYTEFACALLYFTGSAHFNRSMRALARTKGMSLSEHALNSGVVRGPGGLKTGSGVVLPTVTEKDVFMHLGLPFREPHERDW, from the exons AGGGCCTCTGATGATGAGGGAAGTGAAGGGGAAGACCCTGACATCGCTCAAGGAGAGCTGGAGGCATTGAGGTCAGGCCGAGATCTGAACATTTCTTCTGGAGACTCTTCAATGGCATTTCCCACTGGAAAATGGGTTTGTGCTCTGTCTTCTGAAAGCAAGGAGATTAATCAGAATCCGTGCATTACGGAGAAGCTGGAGGTGCTGGCAAAAGCTTACTCTGTCCAGGGGGACAAGTGGCGGGCTTTAGGTTACTCCAAAGCCATTAATGCACTCAAGAGCTACCCCAAACCAGTCATGTCCTACCAG GAAGCCTGTAAGATCCCTGGGATTGGGAAGCAGATGGCAGAGAAGATTGTGGAGATCCTGGAGAGTGGACATCTACGCAAGCTGGACCACATAAATGAGAGTGTGTCAGTACTGGAAGTATTTTCCAATATCTGGGGAGCAGGAGTCAAGACGGCTCAGCTATGGTACCAGCAG GGTTTTCGCAATCTGGATGACATCCGCATGAAGGCCTCTCTCACCACCCAGCAGGCTATTGGTTTGAAGCACTACAATGACTTTTTGGAACGCATGCCACGGGAAGAAGCTGCAGAAATTGAGCAGACT GTTAGAGAAGCTGCCCAGTCTATCAAACCTGGACTGGTGTGTGTGGCATGTGGCTCATTCCGACGGGGCAAGTCCACCTGTGGTGATGTGGATGTGTTAGTGACCCACCCAGATGGGCACTCTCACCAAGGAGTATTCAGCAAACTGCTTGAGAGTCTTCGGAGAACTG GGTTTCTTACAGATGACTTGGTGAGTCAAGAGGACAATGGCAACCAGAAGAAGTACCTGGGAGTGTGCTGTCTGCCAGGCCGAGACCATCGCCACCGGCGTCTTGACATCATTGTGGTGCCCTACACTGAGTTTGCTTGTGCCCTGCTGTACTTCACAGGGTCAGCCCACTTCAACCGTTCTATGCGGGCTTTGGCCAGGACAAAGGGCATGAGTCTGTCGGAGCATGCCCTCAACAGTGGTGTAGTTCGAGGACCTGGTGGCCTCAAAACAGGGTCTGGAGTTGTTCTTCCCACTGTCACTGAGAAAGATGTATTTATGCATTTGGGGCTTCCTTTTCGGGAACCACATGAGAGGGACTGGTAA
- the POLL gene encoding DNA polymerase lambda isoform X6: MFTEACKIPGIGKQMAEKIVEILESGHLRKLDHINESVSVLEVFSNIWGAGVKTAQLWYQQGFRNLDDIRMKASLTTQQAIGLKHYNDFLERMPREEAAEIEQTVREAAQSIKPGLVCVACGSFRRGKSTCGDVDVLVTHPDGHSHQGVFSKLLESLRRTGFLTDDLVSQEDNGNQKKYLGVCCLPGRDHRHRRLDIIVVPYTEFACALLYFTGSAHFNRSMRALARTKGMSLSEHALNSGVVRGPGGLKTGSGVVLPTVTEKDVFMHLGLPFREPHERDW; this comes from the exons GAAGCCTGTAAGATCCCTGGGATTGGGAAGCAGATGGCAGAGAAGATTGTGGAGATCCTGGAGAGTGGACATCTACGCAAGCTGGACCACATAAATGAGAGTGTGTCAGTACTGGAAGTATTTTCCAATATCTGGGGAGCAGGAGTCAAGACGGCTCAGCTATGGTACCAGCAG GGTTTTCGCAATCTGGATGACATCCGCATGAAGGCCTCTCTCACCACCCAGCAGGCTATTGGTTTGAAGCACTACAATGACTTTTTGGAACGCATGCCACGGGAAGAAGCTGCAGAAATTGAGCAGACT GTTAGAGAAGCTGCCCAGTCTATCAAACCTGGACTGGTGTGTGTGGCATGTGGCTCATTCCGACGGGGCAAGTCCACCTGTGGTGATGTGGATGTGTTAGTGACCCACCCAGATGGGCACTCTCACCAAGGAGTATTCAGCAAACTGCTTGAGAGTCTTCGGAGAACTG GGTTTCTTACAGATGACTTGGTGAGTCAAGAGGACAATGGCAACCAGAAGAAGTACCTGGGAGTGTGCTGTCTGCCAGGCCGAGACCATCGCCACCGGCGTCTTGACATCATTGTGGTGCCCTACACTGAGTTTGCTTGTGCCCTGCTGTACTTCACAGGGTCAGCCCACTTCAACCGTTCTATGCGGGCTTTGGCCAGGACAAAGGGCATGAGTCTGTCGGAGCATGCCCTCAACAGTGGTGTAGTTCGAGGACCTGGTGGCCTCAAAACAGGGTCTGGAGTTGTTCTTCCCACTGTCACTGAGAAAGATGTATTTATGCATTTGGGGCTTCCTTTTCGGGAACCACATGAGAGGGACTGGTAA